A region of Ferruginibacter albus DNA encodes the following proteins:
- a CDS encoding S26 family signal peptidase, translating to MKPSLLLGICSCVISSCNINQKIKVKVSGADMENTITQDAQVTINKNLPVKYNCIIGFSLSSSNEINFSRVEGLPGDTVEIRNGDIYLNNKYCMPPNEKVLPYMVYMTQIKGDILEKYKNRHWNNDYYIFYITKEDYSNIVNIVDSIYLLKFDSSFVDNRLLKGLNHSNKFDFGPLIVPKKDQIIDNAILSLAPTYLSHIDLGNKLNDDYYFCVGDNFIDATDSRTIGLIPKSSIVGIVESISNVNRVYVEP from the coding sequence ATGAAACCCAGCTTATTATTAGGGATATGTAGTTGTGTTATTTCTTCTTGTAACATTAATCAGAAAATTAAGGTTAAAGTTAGTGGCGCTGACATGGAAAACACGATAACTCAAGACGCACAGGTAACTATTAATAAAAATTTACCTGTTAAATATAATTGCATAATTGGGTTCTCTTTGTCTTCATCAAATGAAATCAATTTTTCCAGAGTTGAAGGTCTTCCAGGAGATACCGTGGAAATAAGAAATGGAGATATTTATCTAAACAACAAATACTGCATGCCCCCTAATGAAAAAGTTTTGCCTTATATGGTTTACATGACACAAATAAAGGGCGATATTTTAGAAAAATATAAAAATAGACATTGGAATAATGATTATTACATATTCTATATAACAAAAGAAGATTATTCCAATATTGTCAATATAGTTGACTCAATTTATCTTTTGAAGTTTGACTCTTCATTTGTTGATAATAGGCTACTTAAAGGTTTGAACCATTCTAACAAATTTGATTTTGGACCATTAATAGTTCCAAAGAAAGATCAAATCATTGATAACGCTATTTTATCTCTGGCACCTACGTATTTATCTCATATAGATTTAGGAAACAAGCTCAATGATGACTATTACTTTTGTGTTGGTGATAACTTTATAGATGCAACAGATTCAAGGACGATAGGATTGATACCTAAGAGCTCAATAGTAGGAATAGTCGAAAGTATCTCGAATGTAAATCGAGTTTATGTAGAACCTTAG
- a CDS encoding calycin-like domain-containing protein — MKFKFLAIIFFAFTCFSSFGQKLKDGTYTFSIRDFEYENAPIVAKCKVVIKGDSIKVIYTDSTLTLIKYGDVFDEGILIKHRKTKQWIIAHSMKDMNAKEVGACSGGPMVIDLKKKEIWYC; from the coding sequence ATGAAATTTAAATTTCTTGCAATCATATTTTTTGCTTTTACTTGCTTTTCATCTTTTGGACAAAAGTTGAAAGACGGCACATATACATTCTCTATTAGAGACTTTGAGTATGAGAATGCTCCAATTGTTGCAAAATGTAAAGTAGTAATTAAAGGAGATAGTATAAAAGTAATCTACACTGACAGCACTTTAACGCTTATAAAATATGGAGATGTATTTGATGAAGGCATTTTAATTAAACACCGGAAAACAAAGCAATGGATCATTGCACATTCCATGAAAGATATGAATGCAAAAGAGGTAGGAGCCTGTAGTGGCGGACCAATGGTAATTGACTTAAAGAAAAAGGAAATTTGGTATTGCTAG
- a CDS encoding DsbA family protein: MSLHPAINEKDHAKGNLKATLEIVEYGDYQCPYCGAAYPVLNEMMKEFGSQVKFVFRNFPLSEIHPSARIAALAAEAAALQGKFWEMHDAIYNDQSHLHTKDLLQRATSLGLDMDKFANDLEEEDLANRIDADFESGIRSGVNGTPSFFINGKKFDGGADNLLQLLRESTETN, from the coding sequence ATGAGTTTACATCCCGCCATAAATGAAAAAGATCATGCCAAAGGAAATTTAAAAGCAACATTAGAAATTGTAGAGTATGGCGATTATCAATGCCCGTATTGCGGCGCTGCATATCCTGTATTAAATGAAATGATGAAAGAGTTTGGAAGCCAAGTGAAATTTGTGTTTCGCAATTTTCCTTTATCAGAAATTCATCCATCTGCACGTATTGCTGCATTAGCAGCAGAAGCGGCTGCTTTGCAAGGAAAGTTTTGGGAAATGCATGATGCTATCTATAATGATCAGTCACATTTACATACAAAAGATCTATTGCAACGTGCTACGTCTTTAGGTTTGGATATGGATAAGTTTGCCAACGATTTGGAAGAAGAAGACTTGGCCAATAGGATAGATGCCGATTTTGAAAGCGGGATTCGCAGCGGTGTAAATGGCACGCCTTCTTTTTTTATAAATGGGAAAAAGTTTGATGGAGGCGCAGACAACTTGCTACAATTGCTTAGAGAAAGTACTGAAACTAATTAA
- the katG gene encoding catalase/peroxidase HPI, whose translation MSSNNPHGTSTNGGDISKCPFPHGILNKIGGTRNHDWWPNQLKLDILRQHSSLSNPMGEKFNYAEEFKSLDLDAVKKDLFALMTDSKEWWPADYGHYGPFMIRMAWHSAGTYRISDGRGGAGSGTQRFAPLNSWPDNANLDKARLLLWPIKQKYGKKISWADLMILSGNCALESMGFKTFGFAGGREDVWETPEDIYWGTEKEWLGDKRYSGNRELEDPLAAVQMGLIYVNPEGPNGHPDPIAAARDIRETFRRMAMNDEETVALIAGGHTFGKTHGAADPKVHVGKEPAGAFIEEMGTGWKNAFGKGHSDDTITSGLEGAWTTTPTKWSNNFFENLFGYEWELTKSPAGAQQWKPKNNAGAGLVPDAHDASKRHAPFMLTTDLALRVDPAYEKISRRFYEHPDEFADAFARAWFKLTHRDMGPRARYLGKEVPAEVLIWQDPIPAVTYKAIDDADIASLKSKILGTGLTVSELVATAWASAATFRGSDKRGGANGARIRLAPQKYWEVNNPTQLSKVLDVLEGVQTEFNKAQSGKQVSLADLIVLAGGAGVEQAAKNAGKTITVPFKPGRADASQEQTDVESFIVLEPIADGFRNYLKSGHHASKAEDFLVDKAQLLTLTAPELTVLFGGLRAININFDGSQHGVFTKTPGALTNDFFVSVLDYNTGWKATSESQHLFEGRDRKTNEVKWTGTRVDLVFGSNSELRALAEVYACDDAKDRFVQDFVAVWNKVMNLDRFE comes from the coding sequence ATGAGCAGCAACAACCCTCACGGTACATCCACTAATGGTGGCGATATATCAAAATGCCCGTTTCCTCATGGCATTCTAAACAAAATAGGCGGCACCCGAAATCATGATTGGTGGCCGAACCAATTAAAACTAGACATCCTGCGTCAACATTCTTCTCTTTCTAACCCAATGGGCGAAAAATTTAATTATGCAGAAGAATTTAAAAGCCTTGACCTGGATGCCGTAAAAAAAGACCTCTTTGCTTTAATGACGGATTCAAAAGAGTGGTGGCCGGCAGACTACGGACATTATGGTCCTTTTATGATCCGCATGGCATGGCACAGTGCAGGCACTTATCGTATCAGCGATGGTCGTGGTGGTGCAGGAAGCGGCACACAACGTTTTGCACCGTTAAACAGCTGGCCGGACAATGCCAATTTAGATAAGGCACGTTTATTATTATGGCCGATCAAACAGAAATATGGCAAGAAAATTTCCTGGGCTGACCTGATGATATTGTCGGGTAACTGTGCATTGGAATCTATGGGCTTTAAAACGTTTGGCTTTGCCGGCGGACGGGAAGATGTATGGGAGACGCCGGAAGATATTTATTGGGGAACCGAAAAAGAGTGGTTGGGTGACAAACGGTATAGTGGCAATCGTGAACTGGAAGATCCATTGGCTGCTGTGCAAATGGGATTGATCTATGTAAACCCGGAAGGGCCAAATGGACATCCAGACCCTATTGCTGCAGCAAGGGATATCAGGGAAACATTTCGCAGGATGGCAATGAACGATGAAGAAACCGTTGCATTGATCGCCGGCGGACATACATTTGGTAAAACTCACGGTGCCGCAGACCCTAAAGTACATGTTGGCAAAGAACCTGCCGGTGCTTTTATTGAAGAAATGGGAACAGGCTGGAAAAATGCATTCGGTAAAGGACACTCCGATGATACTATTACCAGCGGACTGGAAGGCGCCTGGACCACCACTCCTACTAAATGGAGCAATAATTTCTTCGAAAACCTTTTTGGCTATGAATGGGAATTAACTAAAAGTCCTGCCGGTGCACAACAATGGAAACCTAAAAACAACGCAGGTGCAGGATTGGTACCCGATGCACATGATGCTTCCAAACGCCATGCACCGTTTATGTTAACTACTGATCTTGCATTAAGAGTTGATCCTGCATACGAAAAAATATCAAGAAGATTTTATGAACATCCCGATGAGTTTGCGGATGCATTTGCACGTGCATGGTTTAAATTAACACATCGTGATATGGGACCACGTGCACGCTATTTAGGAAAAGAAGTTCCTGCAGAAGTATTGATCTGGCAAGATCCTATTCCTGCTGTTACTTATAAAGCAATTGATGATGCAGATATTGCTTCATTAAAATCTAAAATATTGGGAACCGGATTAACTGTATCAGAATTGGTAGCAACAGCATGGGCTTCTGCAGCTACTTTTCGTGGCTCTGATAAACGTGGCGGTGCTAACGGAGCACGTATTCGTTTGGCTCCGCAAAAATATTGGGAAGTAAATAATCCAACGCAGTTATCAAAAGTATTAGATGTATTGGAAGGTGTGCAAACAGAGTTTAATAAAGCTCAAAGCGGCAAGCAGGTTTCATTGGCAGACCTGATCGTTCTGGCAGGAGGTGCGGGTGTTGAACAGGCAGCGAAAAATGCAGGTAAAACTATTACGGTTCCGTTTAAACCCGGTCGTGCGGACGCATCGCAGGAGCAAACGGACGTAGAATCATTTATTGTATTGGAACCTATTGCAGATGGTTTCCGCAATTATTTAAAAAGCGGTCATCATGCTTCAAAGGCAGAAGATTTTTTGGTTGACAAGGCCCAACTACTAACATTAACCGCTCCGGAATTGACTGTATTGTTTGGCGGCTTGCGTGCTATCAATATTAATTTTGATGGATCACAACATGGCGTGTTCACTAAAACACCCGGAGCTCTTACGAATGATTTCTTTGTTAGTGTTCTGGATTATAATACAGGATGGAAAGCCACTTCAGAATCGCAACATTTGTTTGAAGGCCGCGACCGTAAAACAAATGAGGTTAAATGGACAGGAACACGTGTTGACCTGGTATTTGGCTCTAACTCTGAATTGCGTGCATTGGCAGAAGTATATGCATGTGATGATGCTAAAGACAGATTTGTACAGGACTTTGTAGCGGTATGGAATAAGGTAATGAACTTAGACCGCTTTGAATAA
- a CDS encoding dihydrofolate reductase family protein: MRKVKLQMQMTINGFVGGTNGKSDWMTWNPDTEFIEFLNSLLDTSDTLLLGRKTAESIIKYWEGEASQNPSHPFAKKIADISKVVFTKTLEQSVWNNTALAKGDLTEEVANLKKQSGKDILVFGGAGFVSSLIKNGLIDEYHLIINPTAMGEGMTIFNSLDSIQKFTPMQSRLYPGGKTVLSFKPKID, encoded by the coding sequence ATGAGAAAAGTAAAATTGCAAATGCAAATGACCATAAACGGGTTTGTTGGCGGAACAAATGGAAAAAGTGATTGGATGACATGGAACCCTGATACAGAATTTATAGAATTTCTCAATTCGCTATTGGATACTTCAGATACTCTTTTACTTGGTAGAAAAACCGCTGAAAGCATTATTAAATATTGGGAAGGTGAAGCGTCACAAAACCCTTCTCATCCATTTGCAAAAAAGATAGCGGATATTTCAAAAGTTGTTTTTACTAAAACACTTGAGCAATCAGTCTGGAACAACACTGCTTTAGCAAAAGGAGATCTTACAGAAGAAGTTGCCAATTTAAAAAAACAAAGCGGAAAAGATATTCTTGTGTTTGGCGGTGCAGGCTTTGTTTCATCATTAATAAAAAATGGACTTATTGATGAATACCATCTTATTATAAATCCAACAGCCATGGGAGAGGGAATGACTATTTTTAATTCACTCGACAGCATACAGAAATTCACACCTATGCAATCCAGGCTTTATCCGGGTGGTAAAACTGTTTTGAGCTTCAAGCCAAAAATTGATTGA
- a CDS encoding SRPBCC family protein: MSNHTVTLHRVLSASPEKVYRAFTTPGAFLAWLPPYGFFAEVQQMDFRVGGRYKMSFTNFSTGSKQSFGGEYLEIKPNEFIKYIDKFDDPNLPGEMNTSVWFKKVSVGTELKIIQEGIPEAIPVEACYLGWQESLEKLKKLVEPQIPDA; the protein is encoded by the coding sequence ATGTCAAATCATACTGTAACATTACATCGTGTGCTTAGTGCTAGCCCAGAAAAAGTATATCGTGCATTTACAACGCCGGGTGCGTTTCTGGCATGGTTACCTCCTTACGGTTTTTTTGCAGAAGTACAGCAAATGGATTTTCGTGTAGGAGGTAGGTATAAAATGTCTTTTACTAATTTCTCTACCGGCAGCAAGCAATCTTTTGGAGGAGAATACCTGGAGATAAAGCCTAATGAATTTATTAAATACATTGATAAGTTTGATGATCCCAACTTACCCGGAGAAATGAATACTTCTGTTTGGTTTAAAAAAGTTTCTGTTGGCACAGAATTAAAAATTATACAGGAAGGAATTCCTGAAGCAATTCCTGTTGAAGCGTGCTATTTAGGCTGGCAGGAGTCTTTAGAGAAATTGAAAAAATTAGTAGAACCTCAAATTCCGGATGCGTAA
- a CDS encoding DsbA family protein, whose translation MELRKPVHEGDHIKGNLDGRIELVEYGDYQCPFCGAAYPVLEKLLEDHGSQIKFVFRNFPLSKIHPSARIASQAAEAAGRQNKFWEMHHSLFTDQRHQLHKHILQRAEDLLLNVEKFAADMEDEMLIKKIDDDFYTGLRSGVNKTPTFFIDGKRFEGEATDLEIFIQTI comes from the coding sequence ATGGAATTAAGAAAGCCGGTACACGAAGGTGACCACATAAAAGGCAATCTCGATGGACGCATTGAATTGGTGGAGTATGGCGACTATCAATGTCCTTTTTGTGGTGCAGCATATCCTGTATTGGAAAAGTTATTGGAAGATCATGGTAGCCAAATAAAGTTTGTATTCCGCAATTTTCCGTTATCTAAGATCCATCCTTCAGCAAGAATTGCTTCGCAGGCTGCAGAAGCAGCAGGCAGGCAAAATAAGTTTTGGGAAATGCATCATTCTTTATTTACCGACCAAAGACATCAATTGCATAAACATATTTTACAAAGAGCAGAAGACTTGCTATTAAATGTAGAAAAGTTTGCCGCCGATATGGAAGATGAAATGCTTATTAAAAAGATAGATGATGATTTTTATACCGGTCTCCGAAGTGGTGTAAATAAAACACCTACTTTTTTTATAGACGGCAAACGTTTTGAAGGAGAAGCAACTGATTTAGAAATCTTTATTCAAACAATTTAA
- a CDS encoding hydrogen peroxide-inducible genes activator: MTITQLEYTVALDTYRHFAKAAEKCFVTQPTLSMMIQKLEEELGVKIFDRTKQPITPTKNGEAIILRARQILAEANHLKAFAAELKGEITGELHIGIIPTLASSLLPLFIRSFTARYPHLKIFVKEMITDEIIIKLKTNELDIGLLATPLNDALLLETHLFFEEFFVYATKSEKLPQKKYLLPKEINLNHLWLLEEGHCLRNQIFNLCELKKKNVATENLHYEAGSIETLVNLVDKHHGITIVPKLAVQNLKPAQKKNIREFANPKPVREISIVTSVNFPRKKLVENLKEEIVGKLPAEALAMQNVKVTALNLA; the protein is encoded by the coding sequence ATGACGATAACACAGCTGGAATATACTGTTGCTTTAGACACTTACCGGCATTTTGCCAAGGCTGCAGAGAAATGTTTTGTAACTCAACCAACCTTGAGCATGATGATACAAAAGCTGGAAGAAGAACTCGGCGTTAAAATATTTGACCGCACCAAACAACCCATTACACCTACCAAAAACGGGGAGGCTATTATTTTGCGGGCACGACAGATATTGGCAGAAGCCAATCATTTAAAAGCATTTGCGGCAGAGTTGAAAGGAGAGATAACAGGAGAGTTGCACATCGGAATTATTCCAACACTAGCATCATCACTATTACCCTTATTTATAAGATCGTTTACGGCACGTTACCCGCATTTGAAAATATTTGTAAAAGAGATGATAACGGATGAAATAATCATTAAGCTAAAAACAAATGAACTGGACATTGGCTTACTGGCAACTCCTTTGAATGATGCACTGTTATTAGAGACGCATTTATTTTTTGAAGAGTTTTTTGTGTATGCCACCAAAAGCGAAAAGCTGCCGCAGAAAAAATACCTGTTGCCAAAAGAGATCAACCTGAATCATTTATGGCTATTAGAAGAAGGACATTGTTTGCGTAATCAGATTTTTAATTTGTGCGAACTAAAGAAAAAGAATGTTGCTACTGAAAACTTGCATTACGAAGCAGGCAGCATTGAAACATTGGTGAATTTGGTAGATAAGCATCATGGTATTACGATTGTGCCCAAGCTGGCGGTGCAAAACTTAAAACCTGCGCAAAAGAAAAACATTCGTGAGTTTGCCAATCCTAAACCGGTTAGGGAAATAAGTATTGTAACTTCTGTAAACTTTCCAAGGAAGAAGTTGGTGGAAAATTTAAAAGAAGAAATAGTCGGCAAGCTGCCGGCAGAAGCATTAGCGATGCAAAATGTAAAGGTTACAGCGTTGAATTTGGCATAA